Below is a genomic region from Thiohalobacter sp..
GAACGACCGCTCATGACTTCACCCAGCCCCAGCGATCCCTGTGCCGCGCCCGGCGGCCTGCTCACCGTCGACGAGGCCCGGGCCCGCCTGCTCGACCTTGCCCGGCCCGTCGGCGGCGTGGAACAACTGGCCATTCGCAGCGCCCTGGGCCGGGTGCTGGCCGAGCCGGTGATCTCCACCCTGGATGTCCCGCCCTACGTCAATTCCGCCATGGACGGCTATGCGGTTCGCGGTGCCGATCTGCCGGTCGAGGGCGAGGTGCGCCTGCGCCTGGTCGGCAAGGCCATGGCCGGGGCGCCCAGCGATCGCGCCGTGGGCGAAGGCGAGTGCATCCGCATCATGACCGGCGCCATGATGCCCGAGGGGGCCGATACCGTGCTCATGCAGGAAGCGGTGAAGGTCGAGGAGGAGACGGTCGTCGTCGGTCCCGGTCACCAACCCGGCGAGAACGTGCGCCACAAGGGCGAGGACATGGCCATCGGCGATTGCGTGCTGGAACCGGGCCGCCGCCTGCTGCCGGCCGACATCGGCCTGCTGGCCTCGCTGGGCATCCCCGAGGTACGGGTCCATCGCCGCCTGCGGGTCGCCTTCTTCTCTACCGGCGACGAGCTGGTACCGCTGGGCCGCCCGCTGGCACCCGGCCAGATCTACGACAGCAACCGCTATACCCTGCACGCCATGCTCACCCGGCTGGGCGTGGTGCTGCTGGACATGGGCATCATCCCCGACGATCGAGAGGCCGTGCGTGCAGCCTTCCACGATGCCATGACCCAGGCCGACGTGGTGATGACCTCCGGCGGCGTGTCCGTGGGCGAGGCCGACTATGTCAAGCAGACGCTGGACGAGCTGGGCAAGGTGGACTTCTGGCGCATGAAGATGAAGCCCGGCAAGCCGCTCGCCGCCGGCCGCCTCGGTGATGCCCTGTTCTTCGGCCTGCCGGGCAACCCGGTCTCGGTAATGGCCACCTTTTACCAGTTCGTGCAGCCGGCGCTGCTGCGCATGGCGGGCGCGCTGCCCGAGGAACCACTGATCCTGAAGGTACGCGCCGCCGAACGCCTGAAAAAAAGCCCCGGGCGGCTGGAATACCAGCGCGGCCGCCTGCGGCGCGGCGCCGACGGCGAATGGGAAGTGGTGTCTACCGGCCGTCAGGGTTCGCACGTGCTCACCTCCATGAGCCGCGCCGACTGCTTCATCATCCTGCCCGCCGAGTCCGGCGACGTGGCCGCGGGTGAAACGGTCGAGGTCCAGCCCTTCGCAGGCCTGGTCTGAGCATGCTGGAGTGGCCGGCGTGGCGGGATCCTGAATCCCTGCCCGTCCGCAGCCATATGCGAACATTGGATTAGCGGAAGGAAAGGTCTTCATGGACATCGAAAACGACAACAATGGCGTGGACGCCGAACGCATCGACGACCCGGACGCGGCCCATGGCGAGCTGGCGCGCGCCGAGGACGTGCTGCCGACCACGCTGCACCTGCTGCCACTGACCGAACGCCCCTTCTTTCCCGCCCAGGGCGTACCCATCCTGATGAACGACACGCCCTGGATCGAAACGGTGGAGGCCATCGGCGAGACACCGCACCATCTGGTGGGTCTGGTGCTGGCCGATGCCGCGGAGGCCGATCACGCCAAACCCATCGATTTCCATGGTGTCGGTACCGTTGTGCGCATGCATCACCCGGTACGCAATTCGGGCAAGATCCAGTTCATCGCCGAGGGGCTGAAGCGCTTCCGGATCCTGGAATGGCTGTCGGAACGACCGCCGTTCGTGGCCCGGGTCGAGTATCTGGAAGACATCCTCGGCAACGAGGACGAGCTCAAGGCCTACGCGATTGCCATCATCAACACCCTCAAGGAGCTGGTTCCCATGAACCCGCTCTACAGCGAGGAACTCAAGTTCTTCCTCAACCGCTTCAATCCCAACGAGCCCTCGGCGCTGACCGACTTCGCCGCCAGCCTGACCACTGCGGCGCGGGACGAACTGCAGGAAATCCTGGAGACGGTACCGGTACTGGACCGCATGAAGAAGGTGCTGATCCTCATCAGGAAGGAAGTCGAGGTCGCCAGGCTTCAGACCAAGATCCGCGAACAGGTCGAGGAACGCATGAGCGAGCAGCAGCGCAAGTTCTTCCTGCGCGAGCAGCTCAAGGAGATCCAGAAGGAACTGGGCATCGCCAAGGATGATCGCACCGCCGACCTGGAGCGGTTCCGCGAACGCATCGAGGGACTGGAGGTGCCGGAAGCGGCCATGGCGCGCATCGAGGAGGAGATGGACAAGCTCTCGGTGCTGGAGTCGGGCTCACCCGAGTATGCGGTCACCCGCAACTACCTTGACTGGATGACAGCCCTGCCCTGGGGCCGGCTGTCCGAAGACAATCTGGACCTGGACCATGCACGCAAGGTGCTCGACCGCGATCACGACGGCCTTGAGGACGTCAAGCAGCGCATTCTGGAATTTCTGGCCGTAGGTCACCTCAAGGGCGAGGTCGCGGGTTCGATCCTGCTGCTGGTGGGCCCACCCGGTGTCGGCAAGACCTCCATCGGCCGCTCGGTGGCCGAGGCCCTGGACCGCAGGTTCTACCGCTTCAGCCTGGGCGGCATGCGTGACGAGGCCGAGATCAAGGGCCATCGCCGCACCTACATCGGCGCCATGCCCGGCAAGTTCATCCAGGCCATCAAGGAGGCCGGCGTCGCCAATCCGGTGATCATGCTCGACGAAATCGACAAGATCGGCGCATCCTACCAGGGCGACCCGGCCTCTGCGCTGCTGGAGGTTCTGGATCCGGAACAGAACAGCGAGTTCCTCGATCACTACCTGGACGTGCGCTTCGACCTGTCGAAGGTGCTGTTCATCTGCACCGCCAACCAGCTCGACAGCATTCCCGGACCCCTGCTGGATCGCATGGAAGTGATCCGCCTTTCCGGCTACATCACCGAAGAAAAGCTGGCCATCGCCAAACACCATCTGGTGCCGAAGCTGCTCGGCCAGGCAGGCGTGCCGCGCGGCGCCATCCAGTTCACGGATGCCGCGCTGCGCCGCATCATCGAGGGCTATGCGCGCGAGGCCGGCGTGCGGAATCTCGAGAAACAGATCCGCCGGATCATCCGCAAGCTGGCCATCGGCATCGTAC
It encodes:
- the moeA gene encoding molybdopterin molybdotransferase MoeA, translating into MTSPSPSDPCAAPGGLLTVDEARARLLDLARPVGGVEQLAIRSALGRVLAEPVISTLDVPPYVNSAMDGYAVRGADLPVEGEVRLRLVGKAMAGAPSDRAVGEGECIRIMTGAMMPEGADTVLMQEAVKVEEETVVVGPGHQPGENVRHKGEDMAIGDCVLEPGRRLLPADIGLLASLGIPEVRVHRRLRVAFFSTGDELVPLGRPLAPGQIYDSNRYTLHAMLTRLGVVLLDMGIIPDDREAVRAAFHDAMTQADVVMTSGGVSVGEADYVKQTLDELGKVDFWRMKMKPGKPLAAGRLGDALFFGLPGNPVSVMATFYQFVQPALLRMAGALPEEPLILKVRAAERLKKSPGRLEYQRGRLRRGADGEWEVVSTGRQGSHVLTSMSRADCFIILPAESGDVAAGETVEVQPFAGLV
- the lon gene encoding endopeptidase La; translation: MDIENDNNGVDAERIDDPDAAHGELARAEDVLPTTLHLLPLTERPFFPAQGVPILMNDTPWIETVEAIGETPHHLVGLVLADAAEADHAKPIDFHGVGTVVRMHHPVRNSGKIQFIAEGLKRFRILEWLSERPPFVARVEYLEDILGNEDELKAYAIAIINTLKELVPMNPLYSEELKFFLNRFNPNEPSALTDFAASLTTAARDELQEILETVPVLDRMKKVLILIRKEVEVARLQTKIREQVEERMSEQQRKFFLREQLKEIQKELGIAKDDRTADLERFRERIEGLEVPEAAMARIEEEMDKLSVLESGSPEYAVTRNYLDWMTALPWGRLSEDNLDLDHARKVLDRDHDGLEDVKQRILEFLAVGHLKGEVAGSILLLVGPPGVGKTSIGRSVAEALDRRFYRFSLGGMRDEAEIKGHRRTYIGAMPGKFIQAIKEAGVANPVIMLDEIDKIGASYQGDPASALLEVLDPEQNSEFLDHYLDVRFDLSKVLFICTANQLDSIPGPLLDRMEVIRLSGYITEEKLAIAKHHLVPKLLGQAGVPRGAIQFTDAALRRIIEGYAREAGVRNLEKQIRRIIRKLAIGIVRAGGKPGRQRVSASEVERHLGKPLFSREKPFSGVGIVTGLAWTPMGGATLNIEATLVHTKNRGFKLTGQLGDVMRESAEIAYSYVASHLEDYQGDPAFFDEAFVHLHVPEGATPKDGPSAGITMATALLSLARRRRVLRNLAMTGELTLTGQVLPVGGIKEKVIAARRSGVKTLILPEANRGDYEEVPEHIRKGLTVHFAKHYRDVAAIAFDKN